AGGCCCGAGGAGTCCGGGGCCAGCATCATCGGCAACCTTGACATCGTCGAGACCGACAGGAAGGGAAAGCAGAAGAGGCTCAACTGCAGCGATGACGTCGGCGATTCAGGATATGGGATCCCCTACAACGTGGAAAAGGAGAAGATAGAGATCAAGGGGACCGGCGCGAAGTTCGTGGTGGCCATCGAGACCGGCGGTATGTTCGACCGTCTGGTGGAGAACGGCTTCGACGAGGAGTTCGACGCCCTGCTGGTGCACCTGAAGGGCCAGCCTGCCCGCTCGACCCGCCGGTTCATCAAGCGCCTCAACGAGGAGATGCACCTGCCGGTCATCGTGTTCACCGACGGCGACCCCTGGTCGTTCCGCATCTATGCCTCCGTGGCGTACGGCGCGATCAAGACCGCTCACCTGTCCGAGTACCTTGCCACGCCTTCGGCGGAGTACATAGGCATCACCGCCTCGGACATCGTGAACTACGATCTGCCGACCGACAAGCTCACCGACATGGACACCAGAGCGCTGAACGCGGAGCTGAAGGACCCCCGGTTCAACACCTCCTTCTGGAGGGAGGAGATCGAGCTGATGCTCAAACTGAACCGCAAGGCCGAACAGCAGGCCCTGGCCAAATACGGCCTGGACTATGTCACTCAGACGTATCTTCCGGACAAGCTCAACGAGCTGGGCCTGATGAAGAAATAATAGAAAAAGTAAGAGGTTTCCGGGCCGGGGTCAGGCCCGCCCCAGCATCTTCATTCCCTTCTCCGTTATGACGTAGGAAGCACCGCTGGGGGCCGAGCAGCCGGAGCAGTGGCAGCCCGCGCACGCGGCGGGCTGGCAACCACACGCGGCGGGGTCGCCGGCCTTCAGGACCAGGCCTTTCTCTTCCAGAAGGCCCAGCCTCTGCCGCACATCCTCCTGGCCGACCCCGAGCTTCTTGGCCATTTCCTCGATGGAGGTCGAGCTGCTCATGGCCTGCAGGGTCTCCCTGATCATTGCTTCACCTCCGCTGCCTTTGCCTCAGGGGCGGCCCAGAAGGCCTTCAGCTGGCGGTACAGCAGGGCCAGGGCAGGGACCATCATCACTATGGTAGGGCTGAAGTCATCGACCGGGGACCATTCCGCGAAGTCCTCGTTGCCCAGGAGGTACGCCTCAGAGGCGTTGGCGGCAAGAGTGAGCAGCGCCACCAGCCCGATGAACAGCGCGAGGCCGCAGCCCACCATGAGGAAGGCGTCGCCGTCCCGGCCGGACCTGAACCCCCGGGCCGCGAACAGGAACACCGCGCCTATCACCATGAGCACCAGGCCGAGCACGAAGTTCCCGCCGGCCGAGAGCCAGTTCATCCAGTCCTCCTTGATCCAACCGGCGGCTATCTCCAGGATGCCCAGGACTATGAATATCGCCCCCATCGCGAGGGACGCCGCGAACCCTTTGTTGTTGGAACTCATCATTATCACCTCACATCAGGGCGTTGCCCAGATTGAATACCACGAAGGCCACTAAATAGGCCACGGCCAGGCTGTAGAACACATGGAACAGTGTCCACTTCCAGGAGCGCG
The window above is part of the Methanomassiliicoccus luminyensis B10 genome. Proteins encoded here:
- a CDS encoding DNA topoisomerase IV subunit A, which encodes MKSNQRNTEAVKRLYSISEDIYDQLDQGKVPKMVLPLRTKSNIKFDPKTQVWKYGGEKGARTAKKVKGAMMLLRTSYMLELIQDMIENNKSSTLREAYYISEGWGKAKFHSQDESNLLAEDLEIVTQCLREDFKLRPEESGASIIGNLDIVETDRKGKQKRLNCSDDVGDSGYGIPYNVEKEKIEIKGTGAKFVVAIETGGMFDRLVENGFDEEFDALLVHLKGQPARSTRRFIKRLNEEMHLPVIVFTDGDPWSFRIYASVAYGAIKTAHLSEYLATPSAEYIGITASDIVNYDLPTDKLTDMDTRALNAELKDPRFNTSFWREEIELMLKLNRKAEQQALAKYGLDYVTQTYLPDKLNELGLMKK